The proteins below are encoded in one region of Candidatus Eisenbacteria bacterium:
- a CDS encoding DUF2203 domain-containing protein, with protein sequence MEHRVFTVEEANEVLPKLEEIFSRIDQQKDRLRLLQTQVSILRLLWAEKIREPHNPDHEEFLAHTREHQAGVEEMKELVREIQEMGCLAKDLDQGLVDFYSRRAGRIVFLCWRRGEKKISFWHELHSGYSGRVPL encoded by the coding sequence ATGGAACACCGGGTGTTCACCGTCGAGGAAGCCAACGAGGTGCTGCCCAAGCTGGAGGAGATCTTTTCCCGGATTGACCAGCAGAAGGACAGGCTGCGTCTCCTGCAGACCCAGGTGTCGATCCTGCGACTGCTGTGGGCCGAGAAGATCCGCGAGCCGCACAATCCCGACCACGAGGAATTCCTCGCCCACACCCGCGAGCACCAGGCGGGAGTGGAGGAGATGAAGGAGCTGGTCCGCGAGATCCAGGAAATGGGCTGCCTGGCCAAGGACCTGGACCAGGGGCTGGTGGATTTCTACTCGCGCCGCGCGGGCAGGATCGTGTTCCTGTGCTGGCGCCGCGGGGAGAAGAAGATCTCCTTCTGGCACGAGCTGCACAGCGGCTACAGCGGGAGGGTGCCGCTGTAG
- a CDS encoding ABC transporter ATP-binding protein — protein MGDMVVSALRGVTLSIPEHSFVAISGASGSGKSTFMNILGCLDRPTGGRYLLGGVDMLTLPRQELAQVRGRTIGFVFQSFNLLARTSAYENVELPLLYQHIDSRERRQRVTEALERVGLQDRMHHHPSQLSGGQQQRVAVARALVNRPRLILGDEPTGNLDTRTGIDIMELFLELNRQGITVVMVTHEPDIAQYSERNLVFRDGWLFSDKRVPQRRDPKVERAALDELEKKLHHDSAAAPHPGGIQ, from the coding sequence ATGGGCGACATGGTGGTGTCTGCGCTTCGCGGGGTCACCCTGTCCATTCCCGAGCACAGCTTCGTGGCCATCAGCGGCGCCTCGGGCTCCGGCAAGTCCACCTTCATGAACATCCTGGGCTGCCTCGACCGTCCCACGGGTGGACGCTACCTGCTGGGTGGCGTGGACATGCTCACGCTCCCCCGGCAGGAGCTGGCGCAGGTGCGGGGCCGCACGATCGGGTTCGTGTTCCAGAGCTTCAACCTGCTGGCGCGCACCTCCGCGTACGAGAACGTGGAGTTGCCCCTCCTCTACCAGCACATCGACTCCCGGGAGCGGCGCCAGCGAGTCACCGAGGCGCTGGAGCGCGTGGGGCTGCAGGACCGCATGCACCATCACCCCAGCCAGCTCTCCGGCGGACAGCAGCAGCGCGTGGCGGTGGCGCGGGCGCTGGTGAACCGCCCCAGGCTCATCCTGGGCGACGAGCCCACCGGCAACCTGGACACCCGCACCGGCATTGACATCATGGAGCTGTTCCTGGAATTGAACCGCCAGGGCATCACCGTGGTGATGGTCACCCACGAGCCGGACATCGCCCAGTACTCGGAACGCAACCTGGTGTTCCGGGACGGCTGGCTCTTTTCGGACAAGCGCGTCCCGCAGCGGCGCGACCCGAAGGTGGAGCGCGCGGCGCTCGACGAGCTGGAGAAGAAGCTGCACCACGACAGCGCCGCGGCACCGCACCCAGGAGGAATACAATGA
- a CDS encoding MFS transporter: MTVPPALSRIFSRPAQPFRFPRTLYAAALLAGLVDALLVFYLPLHLHRNLRESKLLVVGLVVALPQFGVFLASNMWGALGDQWRRLKPLVLLGLAGYTAMLLALSMCRTSGAVLLAALVGSLLYSALKPAALSFVTLREPLRKGHALAALMRNQSIGWLIGNLGCLSMLEAFGWRAMNWALAGASLVAGAVLVFTWLRMPEIGAHEFEAREPGGEPPERGVRAAGATARPAPVTRGFWRELVALYETPALLWISVVWFFTTAGRWLFYTFFSILYTDFLRGSLGIVGLASSLSALAGVFFFGWAGRWVDRFGSRVVFLAGVLGYAVYFLVNVLITQPYLVAALFIIPIYPAFVVAGNAMVASIIRRDQRAGGLGVITGVEAFGALAGALAGGWAGDRFGIGVTPLAATILAGAALILAAGALRKPLALADES, encoded by the coding sequence ATGACCGTGCCACCCGCCCTGTCCCGCATCTTCTCCCGGCCGGCCCAACCGTTCCGGTTCCCGCGCACCCTGTACGCGGCGGCACTTCTTGCCGGGCTGGTGGACGCGCTGCTGGTGTTCTATTTGCCGCTGCACCTCCACCGTAACCTGCGTGAGAGCAAGCTGCTGGTGGTGGGACTGGTCGTGGCGCTGCCGCAATTCGGCGTGTTTCTGGCCAGCAACATGTGGGGCGCCCTCGGCGACCAGTGGCGCCGATTGAAGCCGCTGGTGCTGCTGGGCCTGGCCGGCTACACCGCCATGCTCCTGGCGCTGTCCATGTGCCGGACCTCCGGCGCGGTGCTCCTGGCGGCCCTCGTAGGCTCGCTGTTGTACTCGGCGCTCAAGCCCGCCGCGCTCTCCTTCGTGACGCTGCGCGAACCGCTGCGCAAGGGGCACGCCCTGGCCGCGCTGATGCGCAACCAGAGCATCGGCTGGCTGATCGGCAACCTGGGCTGCCTCTCGATGCTGGAGGCCTTCGGCTGGCGGGCGATGAACTGGGCGCTGGCGGGAGCTTCCCTGGTGGCGGGGGCGGTGCTGGTCTTCACGTGGCTGCGCATGCCGGAGATCGGCGCGCACGAGTTCGAGGCCCGGGAGCCCGGGGGGGAGCCGCCCGAGCGAGGGGTGCGCGCCGCCGGTGCCACCGCGCGCCCCGCCCCGGTCACGCGCGGCTTCTGGCGGGAGCTGGTCGCGCTCTACGAGACTCCCGCGCTGCTGTGGATCTCCGTGGTGTGGTTCTTCACCACGGCCGGGCGGTGGCTCTTCTACACCTTCTTCTCGATCCTGTACACGGACTTCCTGCGCGGCTCGCTGGGAATCGTGGGCCTGGCCTCGAGCTTGTCCGCCCTGGCGGGGGTCTTCTTCTTCGGCTGGGCGGGTCGCTGGGTGGACCGCTTCGGCTCGCGCGTGGTCTTCCTGGCGGGCGTGCTGGGCTACGCGGTGTACTTCCTCGTGAACGTGCTGATCACGCAGCCCTATTTGGTGGCCGCGCTGTTCATCATTCCCATCTATCCGGCGTTCGTGGTGGCGGGCAACGCGATGGTGGCCTCGATCATCCGGCGCGATCAGAGAGCGGGGGGGCTGGGGGTGATCACGGGCGTGGAAGCATTCGGGGCTCTGGCGGGCGCGCTGGCCGGGGGCTGGGCGGGCGACCGGTTCGGGATCGGTGTCACGCCGCTGGCCGCGACGATCCTCGCCGGCGCCGCGCTGATCCTGGCAGCGGGCGCGCTGCGCAAGCCGCTGGCGCTGGCCGACGAGTCATAG
- a CDS encoding ABC transporter permease has product MNLLMVFRIALRALKRNRMRSTLTVLGIIIGVAAVIAMVSIGQGARASVQAQIASLGSNLIMIFPGSHTAGGVHMGTGASSALTEDDAHAILLECPAVLRVSGVVRTGAQVVAGDQNWGTQVQGVWSTYPEIREWPLSAGAFFTESDVRGAAKVCVLGQTVVDNLFGNVDPVGQVIRIKKLPFRVVGVLSKKGTDPRGNDQDDLIMAPLPVVQRRMQGITNVNNIMVSAVSNLLTGQAIDEITALLRQRHRIQPREADDFTVRSQAEISAAAETTTGIMTMLLGSIASVSLLVGGIGIMNIMLVSVTERTREIGIRLAVGAQERDILFQFLIEAAFLSMLGGIIGVGLGLLTSQVVSKLAGWPTLVSPSSVAMSLGFAALVGIFFGFYPARKASRLDPIEALRYE; this is encoded by the coding sequence ATGAACCTGCTGATGGTATTCCGGATCGCGCTGCGCGCCCTGAAGCGCAACCGTATGCGCTCCACGCTCACCGTGCTGGGCATCATCATCGGTGTCGCCGCGGTGATCGCGATGGTCTCCATCGGCCAGGGCGCGCGCGCGTCGGTGCAGGCGCAGATCGCCAGCCTGGGCAGCAACCTGATCATGATCTTCCCCGGAAGCCACACCGCCGGCGGCGTGCACATGGGCACGGGCGCCTCCTCGGCGCTCACCGAGGATGACGCGCATGCCATCCTGCTGGAGTGTCCCGCGGTGCTCCGCGTCTCGGGCGTGGTGCGCACCGGGGCCCAGGTGGTGGCGGGTGACCAGAACTGGGGCACGCAGGTGCAGGGCGTGTGGTCCACCTACCCCGAGATCCGCGAGTGGCCACTGAGCGCCGGGGCGTTCTTCACCGAGTCCGACGTGCGCGGCGCCGCGAAGGTGTGCGTGCTGGGCCAGACGGTGGTGGACAACCTGTTCGGGAACGTGGACCCCGTGGGCCAGGTGATCCGCATCAAGAAGCTGCCCTTCCGCGTGGTGGGCGTGCTGTCGAAGAAAGGCACCGATCCCCGCGGCAACGACCAGGACGACCTCATCATGGCGCCGCTGCCGGTGGTGCAGCGGCGCATGCAGGGCATCACCAACGTGAACAACATCATGGTCAGCGCGGTGAGCAACCTGCTCACCGGGCAGGCCATCGACGAGATCACCGCGCTGCTGCGACAGCGGCACCGCATCCAGCCGCGCGAGGCCGACGACTTCACGGTCCGCAGCCAGGCGGAGATCTCCGCGGCCGCTGAGACCACCACCGGGATCATGACCATGCTGCTGGGGAGCATCGCCAGCGTGTCCCTGCTGGTGGGCGGGATCGGGATCATGAACATCATGCTGGTGTCGGTCACCGAGCGCACGCGCGAGATCGGCATCCGGCTGGCCGTGGGCGCGCAGGAGCGCGACATCCTGTTCCAGTTCCTGATCGAGGCGGCGTTCCTGAGCATGCTGGGCGGGATCATCGGCGTGGGGCTGGGGCTGCTGACGAGCCAGGTGGTGAGCAAGCTGGCAGGATGGCCCACGCTGGTTTCGCCTTCGTCCGTGGCCATGTCGCTGGGGTTCGCGGCGCTGGTGGGGATCTTCTTCGGGTTCTACCCGGCACGGAAGGCCAGCCGGCTGGATCCCATCGAGGCGCTCCGCTACGAGTAA